The Bos indicus x Bos taurus breed Angus x Brahman F1 hybrid chromosome 11, Bos_hybrid_MaternalHap_v2.0, whole genome shotgun sequence sequence CGATTGCATTATAAGCAAGAATAAGTGGCTAATAACCTATGAAATCTTACGGAGAACAGGCAAATCCAAAACTAAAAGATGGTCCCTTCCAAGCCAGCCCATTCTGCGACCCCCTCCCCCGCTCTGCCGCAGGAACTCCCGACTCCTGCGCGCCGCGGGTTTCGCTGCAGCGGCACTACCCACGCATACTCAACTAAGAGACAAGAGCACGCCAGCCATGCCACGaggtgtgttttattttcattaatcatacaaataattttctataatatTCCAGGGCAAACCGGAGAAATTTGGCAGTCCGATTGGAAGGTCCCCTTCAGAGACCCGCGGGCCGGTGGCGACGGCACGGAGTGCCCGGGTTCACAGTGCAGCTTGTCGCTCGTGTACATCTTGCAGGTGGCTCTTCCTCCACATCACGGCTAGGGTCTCCAAGATGATGCGGTGGAGAATCCTCCAGGTTCGCGGGAAATCTCACTTTGCTTGCTTCTCCTGCTCAATGGCTGTGGAGAGCAAGAAATGGACACTGGGGGATGGGGATCCctggcacccccccccccaaacggGGCGCTTGCAAACCTGGTTTGGGAAAGGCACCCACGAGGCTAGGGATTAAGAAAGAGGAGTGGGGCTGGGAAGAGAGAGGCGCTTTGTGCAACAGAAACAGGGGCTGGGGCCGCCCGATGGGAAGCAACTGCCGGATGGGGTGTGGGGCTGGGTTAACGGGAAGGGCGGGGTGGGGACTGGGCTGGGAGCCCGCGGACCCGGAGGCGGGGGCGGACTCACTCTCTTTGGTCGGCAGGGTGTTCTTCTCCTGCGTCTCAGTCTTCTTCAGCTTGGCCTTATCGAAGCTGTTGATTTCCCCCAAGTCGGGCTTGTCTGCCATTTTCTTAAAACAATCCTAGCGGGCAAATCAAGGCGGTTGGCCGGAAGCCAGCggccccctctgccctccccgcCTCCGCTCCACGACGTGGCACTCGGGCTGGGGCGTTCCCGACACTCCGGAGGCCGAGGATCTGGGCGCGTCCCGCACCCGGCTCCGCAGCCCCAGGGTGTGGCCCGCCCGCCCTGGCGTCCCGTCGGGGAAAGGCGCCCGACGAGGCCGCCGCGCACCCTCCAGGAAAACCCGCTCTGACCCCACCCGGACTGGGCCTCCGCCCCAGGGCGCCGCTCACCGAGAAGTTCCGCTTCCAGACCGCGGCCCTGGGGCTCCCACTCGCGTTGCTGCAGCAAAAGACAAAAGAGCGGCGCCCGCCCCTCGCCTTATATAGGCCGCGCCCGCCACGCCCCTCCTCTCGCCCGCCgcagcgggggcggggccggcggccgggggcggggccagcGCGGGTCGCTCACTTCCCCACCGCGCCCTCAGCTCCGCAGCCCGCTGGGCAGGACCCGGCTCTTTCCCCGCGCGCGGTCCCTTCATCCAGTTCCCCCAGCTCCGTGGACCCCAGAGTGTTGGCAGCAGGCGCCGCCAGGGTGGGTGCCACGCCCTCAGTTTTCTAGGGGGCTGCACTCCCCCATCTCCGGAAATCCGCTGCTCACCCGCAGCAGGGGCGTGGGAGGTCGGCGGGGCCAGGGTGTACGGTTGGGTATGGGTGTGAGTGTACTAAGTGTGCAGTGTATCATTGTTGAGTATGGATGTGCAGACGTGCTCGCGCGCTTTACAGCAGTCCCAGCTTGCAGGAGGCACCCACCCCTGTGCAGTCCCCACGTgttttgcctttagcttcccgGAAATCCTCCACCCCCTTTCCCACTCCTCCTGGAGGTGAACGCCTGCGGGGCTCACACTTAAAGAATCCGAGCCAGGGGTCCTAgagatgaaagacagggaagtacAGATAGATTTCCACTGCTCTTTGCTACTATTGGGGGCCCGTTGTTTCCGTTTTCGAGCTGTGGAGTTCCTGCAGGACCCATCGCTGGTGCTCCCTTAGGACGCGTGTTACAAGCATTGTCTGGCAGCCCCCAGGGGCttgctgtgttttttttctcACAGGGCTCCTAGGGACGTAGTGTCCCAAGGTTCGGTTTTTCTCCTTGAGTTAACCTTGAATATGCCCCTATAAAGGTTCTTGCTTTCCTTTTCAATCCATTATAGGAGTATACGGCAACTCTTCAAGTCTTTCTTAGAAAAGTTGTATCTTCATTCTGTTCAACATCTTTAGTTCCATAAATGAACAACCCAGGGGGTGAAGCTGGTCATTTTATTCGCTCTGAACTTTCCAAATGTCCAGGAGCATTACTAAgcccttttattttcattttcttttttgaggggGTTGcaatgggtctttgttgctgccaggTCTTTCTGTAGTggcggtgagcaggggcttctctgagGCTTCTTGttgaggcttctcttgttgtgcagccgtctctagggcacacgggcttcagtagttgtggcacatgggcttagttgctccgtggcatgtggaatcttcctggaccagggatcgaacctgtgtcccctgcagcggcaggcacattcttatccactgtgccaccagggaagaccagccAAGCACTTTTAAATTGGCATTTTGTGGAAACATCCTAAGTTCTGTCCCAGCCCTTCCTGATTTTgctggctttttttccccccacattcCCTCAGTGCATTTGgcacagaaggaaataaatttgGGCTTATGAATTTGATATACCAAACTTCCTGTGTGCCTTTGGGCAAGTGTTTTCTTATACATCTTCATTTATAAGAGTTTTGGCATAAAACTTAAGTGAGATAAAGAACAGGCATCAAGTGGAAGCTTAACATGGCAGCCCCATGAGAGTGGCACACACACTTCATTTGTGTATCAGTCAACTGTTGCCACAGTATGCCGTGTAACAGACTATCACAAAAGTCAGTGGCTAAAACAATAATCACTTGTTCTCGCTCACTCCTCTGGAGGTAGGAGCTGCTGTGTTGGGCTCAGCTGGGCCTGATTTCACCCTGTTCGCGGGACCTAGGTCTGCTTCTCAGGTGTCTCGTGCTCTGGCCCAGGATCTAGCTGGAGCTTGTTCTCAAGGTGATGAGAAAACAGCAAAAGGGCTGTTGCGTAAGAGAGTGCAGAATTGTTGAAGTGTGTATTAAAGCATACCATGTCACCTCGTGTCTGTTAACATCCCGTAGGCCAAACCAACCATCAGTGGAATGGAGATGTGTAGTCCATTcatggtgggagagggaggggaatgAACATTTCTTAAATAAACATCCAACTTCACAGGGTAGGCAAACAACCATAACAAACAATTCCCAAAGGGCCTTAATGCAGTAAAAGTTTATTCCCCATTCACACAGCAACATTTTATGCTCTTTCTGTTCAGATCGTGTTCCTCCTTGTAGTGACTCATGTACTCAGGCTTCTTCTCTCTCATTCCAGGCTCCTCCCCTAGGTCCTGGATGTTTATTCCATCCAGGCAGTGGatgggaaaagggaaaagagaggacTGCACTGGAGTTTTTAGGGATCAGGCTTGGAAgtgctgcttagtcatgtccaactctttgcgaccactgtggactagccctccaggctcctctgaccatgggattttccaggcaagaatactgggatgagttaccatttcctttgccaggggatcttcccgacccagggatcaaacccacatctcctgtgattcctgcattagcagatggtttctttaccactgagccaccagtgaagcgtATTCCAGGCTTGGAAGTAGTTTCCATCAGTTCTGCCCTCATCTCTTTGGCCAGGACTCAGTCACATGATGTCACCTAaatgcaagggaggctgggaaatgtagtcaaGCTATGTGCCCAGGAGTAAAAGACTTGGGAGCAGACTCTGCCATATATGATGGATTTGCCAAACTTCAGCATGAAAATATCCAGACATCCAGAGATGTCAACTCTTTGGAGGGTCTTGGTGGCACTGATTCCTTTTCAGATGCGATGCCAAGTGTTATTTAGGTATTACCTTCCTGGGCCCCACCTTTGGCCTGTGAAGGTGTCCTAATTTGGTCCCATGGTGAAGTACAATTCCAACTTCCTTTTATTTGGGAAACAAAGGAATCTATTTCTTCTAGTTACAGTTGTGGAGATGCATGTTTCAAACATGGCAGGATTTCCAAACTAAGGATCTCTGAGTAAACTTGCagacattcttttttgttttgttttgtgtgctgggtagcatgtgggatcttagtttcttgaccaggggttgaacctgcatcccctgcagcagaagcacagaatcttaatcattggacctccagggaaggccccacattctttattttcacttattcAGTTCTGTGGCTCATCTCTAAGAAAGCAGTGAGCCTCTTAGGCATTTGTTTCTTAAGAACAAAGGTCAAACCTTTGTTTGTTTAATTCAGCCCTATTGGCGGTGGTTTTAAACATCTGCATGTTTTTTTTGACACTTGTCCCTCCAATTCCTGAGTATAGACTATCCTTGGTGACTTTATTCTAGAGAATAAGATTCCAGAAATTATGCTTTTCCACTTAGGAGCCACACAGCTCTGCCTGACTCTCAGGGTGCCTCCACACTCTGAGAAAACTAAGCACCTTTAAGGGTAGGTCACTTGCAGGCTTTCTAGCCACAAGCCACAGCTGAGGTCTGAGCCAGCATCCACCACCAAGCACGCAAGTCCATGAGGTAATGCAGAGAGGAGCACACAAGCTGTCTCAGGTCCCATTGCAAGTTCATGAGTAAAATACATGTTGCAGTTTTTATAAGTCACTAAAGTCTTGGGAATTTTTGTTCTGTGGCACCACAATTCATTTCCCCATGAGATAGAAaaaagagttccttggactgcaaggacatcaaaccagttaatcctacaggaaatcaatcatgaatatttattggaaggactgatgctgaagctgaagctccaatactttggccacctgaggcaaagagctgactcattagaaaagaccctgatgctgggaaagattgaaggcaggaggagaaggggatgacagaggatgggatggttggatgtcatcaccaacttgatggacatgagtttgagcaagctccaggagatggtgaaggacagagaagcctggggtgctacagtccatagggttgcgaagagtgtcacaactgagtgactgaacaataacagcgaCAGAAAAATCATAACTTAGGGACGCCAGGGTCTTTGGTCTTATTGGGGGATTTTGCCTTAAATATCTTCCATGATACTTACACACATACTTTTCAACAAGGGTTTATCAGTGTCCATGGGGTTCTGGCAATGTTCTGGGTGTGGAAGGTAGAAAGATGACGAGACTCTTACTAATGTCTAGTGTAGAAACTGAATAACTCTGAATCAGTCAACAAGCTGTGGCACGTGCCCTGTGTTTCCTTATGTCTTGGGGCTTCATTTGTCTGACAACATATCAGCCTGCTGCTTGGAGCAGATTTTATTCTGTTCATAGATGGTATAGAGAAAGCAGAACCACTCAGCTCCAATTGTATTTCTATTGAGAAGGAAGAGCTGGAAATTGAAGCACTGATAAGAAGGACAGAAGggagtcttttcttctttttatgagatcttagtcccctgactaagggatcgaacccaggccctgctgcaatggaagtgcagaggcttaacactggacccccagggaagtcccccaaaggGAGTCTTGATGACTGTCAATTTGTTGGGGGGCTGGGAGAAGCCTTTGGAGATTTACCGGGGGACTCCAGCCCTCAGACCTGGCCATTGTGACTTCATTTTTAGGGACTTGAATGGAAATGTAGATAGAATGCTGACTATATTATTAATAGGGAGGATGAAACACTGTAAACACCAAAGCAAGCAGGAGAAATGGACGAAATATGATGACATTGGGCCCACAGGACAGACATAGAGCCTTCTCAGCCTGACCATTAACCCTGCAAGGACAGGGAGACATGAGTAACAGGATTAACTCTCAAGTGGCAAGGAGATTTGTGGCAGTGTgaacaggaagaaagaattcagtccAGGTTTCCTTGAATATAAGGAAGACATCTGCACCTCCTTTGTTCACTCCTGGCTGAAATGCTCACGTGAGATGTTCCTCCTGGTCTAGGTGTTCACATTGTGCCCTTTCTCTTTTCATGAAGAAAGCTGCTTGAGTGTCCTTGCCTCAGAGAATTCTCCTTGACCATTCCTATCATTCCCTAAATTTaaccttgtttcatttttcttcttaaaatctgATAAAAGTTTATATTCAGGtatggggaagtcattctggcttacACATGCGTTAAGTTGAATTTTATGCTAATTCCAGTAGCCTATTTGTGGCCTATCAAacatacattgtgtgtgtgttagttgctcagtcatgtctgagtctatgcaacctcagggactatattccgccagggtcctctgcccctggaattctccaggcaatgatactggagtgggttgccattcccttttccatcaAACATACAttctacatctttttaaaaaatattttaatttatttattcatttgactgcgctgggtcttagttgctgcacacaggatctttggtTGCCACCTTcgggatctagtgccctgaccagggatcaaacccaggccccctgtgttgggagtgcggagtcttagctactggaccaccagggaagtccctacatctGTTTTAATCATTGAAGAAAAGGGTGCATTGATGGGAAATAAAGAATGCCcgtattaaaaatacagatgaaatATTTTCCTTCCCAGGACACCAGTGTTGGTACTACTTCAACGAAAAGATTCCCTTCCCAGGTGTCAAGGCCATACTGACTTACTGTGCATGtgctgattttttgtttgtttaaatcttGAAGGAATGTATACCTGACTTGTTTAGTggtctttgttgtgacaagaaATAAAACTGTGCTGAAAACCATGCTTCTCTGGAGTAGTTCCTTGGagttatctgagaggctgtcttctgGGTTATAGTCCACAGTTTGGCTcaataaaactcttttctattcctattacaggttgtttattgattatttcgTCAACTAatctatctctgctgctgctgctgctaagttgcttcagttgtgtccgactctgtgcgaccccatggactgcagcctaccaggctcccccgtccctgggattctccaggcaagaacactggagtgggttgccatttccttctccaatgcatgaaagtgaaaggtgaaagtgaagttgctcagtcgtgttcgactcttcacgaccccatggactgcagcctaccaggctcctccgtccgtgggattttctgggcaagagtactggagtggggtgccattgcctcctccgaatCTATCTCTACCAAACATATATTCATCtctttgtttttgtctgtgtCCCACACTAGGAAATGGGAGACCTCATGTGTCTCATTTACCACCAGGACCAAATACAATGCCTgatatatagtaagtgctcaatcaATATTCCTGGAATACATGCATAAAATTCTTAACCAAAATGCAATAAGCTACTTTGGGGATAGTGATGAATGTCTCCCTGTCACTGGAGACATTCAATGAGAAGTGGATAGCCAGGGGTGTGAACTGTGATAGGGACGATTCAGACCCTGGGCTCGAGTAGGTTCACTCAGGTACAATGAGTACAACTGCTTCTCCCTAGGTGACCGCCCTGGTCCCTTTCAAGCTGTTTTTCCAGTTGTGAAACAAACTTCCTTTTGGCTGTCAGTTCTGGCAGCCTGAAAATAGCTGTGTGACTCTCACACCATGGAGGTTGAGGAAGCAAAGAAATCAACAAGTTGTGTTTGTGTTTTCCATACCATCAAAACACTGTTTATCTTTGTAGCTCATGGAGTTTAAGGACTCCCCAAGAtaaaactgtgaagaaagcaaagTGGGCCTTTGAGGTTCAGCCTCAGTAATGATTGTCCTGCTCTGGAGACATGTGAATGAACCCCTAAATCAAGCTTGGCAGTTGCTGAGATCACCCACGTGGCTAACAGTCACAGTGTGGGTGAGGATGTTATTGTTTCAGTTTTCACCTCTGCTGTTAGAATAGCAATAATAAAACCAATCTTTTTGAGCTGTTGTCATATTCCAGGCCCTGTGAAAAAAATTTCATGTATTGTGTCACTAAAACCTAAGCAAAGCAGTgtgaaatggcattattttgatCCACTCTGCTTTACAGGGTCGGCTCTGAGGCTTGGTCAAGGTCATACAACCAGTAACTGGCATGGCTAGAGCTTGAATCCAGTTCTACCTGATTGTAAACCCTGAGCTTTTAACCATGACACCACCCTTGCCTGGACTTGGCAGCAGGGTTTGCAAACTGGATCCATatggattatatattttatttggtcaC is a genomic window containing:
- the TMSB10 gene encoding thymosin beta-10, translating into MADKPDLGEINSFDKAKLKKTETQEKNTLPTKETIEQEKQAK